The sequence ATCTATAGACATTACTCGTTTCCTGActggaaacaaaactaaaacctTCTCCTGGTAAGCGTCCACGTTACCTGGCATGGTATCAGATAATAAAGTTTGAGTATAAAacaatgcttttccttttcatttgttatGTTCAGATCGAGCGCATCCAGTTCAATGAAAGCATCGGCTTCTCCTCCTCTATGTTACTTATCTAGATTCTTTGCCACACACAGTATGTTCCAGAACAGATGAAACAGGGAGATGGGCAGACCTGAGACTCAGTCTCTTACCTGTAATACTTTGCCCTGGGGGCTCTCAGGAAACAGTAACACCTGATTGTACAAAGGGTCTAATGATTTGCGAGCcacttttgtcttctttttcgCAATGCACACGCCATTCTCTAACAGGTAAGCTTTGATgtaagcagctggaaaaaaacaaatacagttaCAAATATGAACAAACCTCAATGCTCAATTTTGAAAAGGCAGAGTGCTGTGTCTCCTATTTCTGAAGAAGGCATTTGCAGCAGTGCACACAATTTACTCAACCACCCTTATTTTCAATATGACAAACAGACTGCTCATTCTCACAGAAGCCAAGCAGAATCAACAGTACCCCtttctgcaagcactgcaggaagctgGGGCTCAGTGAAGTATTTGAGGAGGTCAAAGCACACTACCTGGCAGTGTTTTGGAGCCGGGTTTTGGTGTGAGTCCTCGAGCCTGAATGATATCCACTTCTAGCTGCCCATTTCGCTCTTGCAAGCCAATTTCCACGTCCCCTAAACCAAAATGTCAAAACAGACAGAACACTTTCAAAGCAATCTATCTGCAGGCtgataaaatgttaaaaaaacaaccccTGCTACGAGCTGTGTCAAATTGTAGGCCCTAAGTGCCTGATCTCCTCCTGTGTTACTCTGGAGTAGCTCTGCAGTGACTCAAACccacattttcaaaaacagtcTCTAATTCCCTCCCAACAGCCTCCTAGCACAGCTTTGGTGACTCAGTCTCACACTCTTTGGCTGCAGCTAACCTCCAATTTCTTCCAGACCGCAATATtagagctgcaggctgcttcagaaaatgcagttgtAGTGTGCCATAAGAACATCTCTACAGAGCACTGGGCTCTGCATCTGGGCTAGAAAAATGCATGGGAtgtgttttcagatttttcGCTGCATTTGACTTAGTCTGTGACTTTTGGATCTGACAGAGCAAAGTATGAAGCCGGTGCTTCCCTGCTGATGCCATATTAGCAGCCATCAGCAAAACCTTGCAGCCAAGCTTACTTGATTTCACACAAAAATGGAGCGGAGGAGTGGTGGAACAGCAGATGCTGGACACATTATTAGGCTCGTAGGAGAGGTCTGTTCAATACTAAATTTAAGCCATCTAAGATCTTGGTGTTCCTTACCCATCGAGGTGGTGGCCAAGGTCTGACGCCCAACAAACTGTGCGGGACCCATGCTGCCCAGGAAGTCACTGAACTGCCCAGCAGATGCCAGATGGACTCCACTGAAATTTAAGCTGCAAAAGAAAGTGGTTTTGGCAAGTGgttaatttgtgttttaaagcaACTTGGTGTAACTAAAGAGCCTGATTTAAGACATCTTTCGCATGAATAACATTTACAAAAGCCTTTTCTCTTGCAAAGCTCAGTGATTTCAAAGGCAGTTTAGTTAGGCGGGATGCatttaaaatctctttccttgtattaaaaaaaacacaaacagtaCTGGATGGAGTCCTTGAATACATGTTTGTCTACAAGGGAAAATCGCTGCCATCTCAGACTCACGTGCAGCCTGTCACCTCTTCCAGGTAGCACTGTTATCTAAGCAGCTTCTTGGCGTAGTTCATAGGAACTCTCTTGGTAGCTATCCTCTCCCAACCTTCATTTTTGGGAATTAATTAACACATCTAGAGCTGTGTTCAGATGTGAGCTCAAGGCTGATGACATCAATCCCTTGGGAGTGAATTCCCTGTTGAGTTCTCACAGGCAGAACAGTGCACCATCCTCGACAAGAGGACCTCACTCCTTACCACTCAGCACCAGAATCACCCATCACACTCACTGCATGGTTTTCCCACCTGCttccctgatcatctttgaaGCAGTCATGAGGACCCAAATCCTGGTTCAAGGCTAAAAGCACAGCAACCTCAAATGCCAGCAGTACCTCTActtcagcaacagcagcaaagcagaagctgtTAGAGGACACAGCCCTCAGCTCTATTCATCAGGCATCATTCTGAGCCATGACTTCAGGACACAGATGAGGCAATGCAAAAGGGTCAGACCCTGCGGCACGCTGATTTACGCAGCTGTATTATGGGCTGTTGGAAAACCTGCTGCCCCACTTGGTGCTAATGGCAAGGAGAAGGCCAGAAGCCCTCATTAAACACCCACACCAGTCCTGCTGGCATCTGCCAAGCCATGACACAGCTGCCCATCAGTCTGTGCCAGGGATACCCACACCACCGTGCCGCACTCACACGCTGCATCCCAGGAAGCTGCTGTATGTGGAAGTGACGccaactgcagccctgcactcTGCCAAGTGGCCTCAGAGGGGGCAACTGCCCACACGCTGATCCAGCTCATCGCTTCCTGGAATTCATTTctcagaagggaaaagagaggagagccatgtgttccttccaacctacCCCAGCAATGGAATTCAGGCGCAGCCCCGCCTTTGGGGCAGGctgggcactgcaggctgcacacagccacaAAGATCCATTCATTCACCCGCTGAGAGCCACTTCCATTTGAAAGACActcaaagcattattttaaacCCCATTCATCCAGAAGAGTGGTAATTTCAGGTTGAGATTTCAGTTCTCATTAGCTATGCGCAGATCCAGGCTCAACCCTGCTgggtatatttatttattcatgtgaTGAAGGAGGAAGTCACGCACAGACCTCAGCATCATGCTGCACGTGTGACAGGAGGGacatggcagcagtgggacacGCTGACAGCTTCACGGGGTGGCTCATGGCCTCGTGCTAACAGCCAGAATTTTCCTAGGCACAGGGCACAGCCCAAAGCTGCTGGGCCTGGTGAGGACTGCACACAGACACccacccccagcactgctgcacctgCACACACAGGGAAATGCGatggggagcacagagcagcctgcagccaggaggctACAAGCCTATGATTTGCCCATACAGGATGGAGCCCAGTGAGGCTCCACAAGCTGCTGGCCCAGGCATTCTGAACTGTCCATAGAGGGTCAAGAAAGGGTGAAGAGT comes from Lagopus muta isolate bLagMut1 chromosome 16, bLagMut1 primary, whole genome shotgun sequence and encodes:
- the RIMS4 gene encoding regulating synaptic membrane exocytosis protein 4 isoform X3; translated protein: MPSRTVRQASHESIEDSMNSYGSEGNLNFSGVHLASAGQFSDFLGSMGPAQFVGRQTLATTSMGDVEIGLQERNGQLEVDIIQARGLTPKPGSKTLPAAYIKAYLLENGVCIAKKKTKVARKSLDPLYNQVLLFPESPQGKVLQVIVWGNYGRMERKHFMGVARVLLEELDLSTLAIGWYKLFPTSSMVDPTTGPLLRQSSQLSLESTVGPCCDRS